A stretch of Brachyspira suanatina DNA encodes these proteins:
- a CDS encoding MetS family NSS transporter small subunit, whose product MGLDSAIFMGFSLLAIWGGFAFFLGIALRKM is encoded by the coding sequence ATGGGATTAGATTCTGCTATATTTATGGGATTCAGCTTATTAGCTATTTGGGGAGGATTTGCTTTCTTTTTAGGAATAGCTTTAAGAAAGATGTAA
- a CDS encoding M28 family peptidase, with translation MKYITMLFIVMTILLSSCSNAKANTAQKENNQKINENFYFNADNAYNYIKKQTDLGPRNYGSEAHKKVREFFKQEISNLGYEVHSHNFEAPYIKGRKGENIYAFLKGKTDDYIIITSHFDSRSVAEKDPVQFNRDKPISGANDGASSSGVLLELMKALKNYNDLPYSVCFVLFDLEDDGNLFDVEGDSLIETDWIQGSIAFLNEIILRDKVINKQKIKFGILLDMVGSKNAKFRYESFAHTYYSAIYDKVWNYADNLGYKEYFIEGHYGTIVDDHTPFLIERIPFIDVIDMGYPFHHTSQDTIDKLDKKTLEAVGKTIEYTIKNANKVY, from the coding sequence ATGAAATATATCACAATGCTTTTTATAGTAATGACTATATTATTATCTTCATGCAGTAATGCTAAAGCAAATACAGCTCAAAAAGAAAACAATCAAAAAATTAATGAAAATTTTTATTTCAATGCTGATAATGCATATAATTATATAAAGAAACAAACAGATTTAGGTCCACGCAATTACGGCAGTGAAGCTCATAAAAAAGTAAGAGAGTTTTTCAAACAAGAAATTTCTAATCTTGGATATGAAGTTCATAGTCATAATTTTGAAGCTCCTTACATAAAAGGAAGAAAAGGAGAAAATATATATGCATTTCTTAAAGGCAAAACTGATGATTATATAATTATTACTAGTCATTTCGACAGCCGTTCTGTTGCTGAAAAAGACCCTGTACAATTTAATAGAGATAAACCTATAAGCGGTGCTAATGACGGAGCAAGCAGCAGTGGAGTTTTACTTGAACTTATGAAGGCTTTAAAAAATTATAATGATTTGCCTTATAGTGTATGCTTTGTACTATTTGATTTGGAAGATGATGGAAATCTATTTGATGTGGAAGGTGATTCTTTAATAGAAACCGATTGGATACAGGGAAGCATTGCTTTTTTGAATGAAATTATATTAAGAGATAAAGTAATAAATAAACAAAAAATAAAATTTGGTATACTTCTTGATATGGTTGGAAGTAAGAATGCAAAATTCAGATATGAAAGTTTTGCTCATACATATTATTCTGCAATATACGATAAAGTTTGGAATTATGCTGATAACTTGGGATACAAAGAATATTTTATTGAAGGACATTATGGTACTATAGTAGATGATCATACTCCGTTTTTAATTGAGAGAATACCTTTCATCGATGTTATAGATATGGGATATCCATTTCATCATACATCACAGGATACTATCGATAAATTAGATAAAAAGACTTTAGAAGCAGTAGGAAAGACAATCGAATATACGATAAAGAACGCTAATAAAGTTTATTAA
- a CDS encoding glycerate kinase, giving the protein MKKIIIIPDSFKGSASSLEICNYIERGVLKVIKDADIIKIPVADGGEGTVESILYAAGGNIKKINVRNPEGKIIEAKYGIINKEKAVIEMAEASGLTLVDDKTRNPLKYSTYGTGEFIKDAVNNNIKEILIGIGGSATNDCGIGMANALGYKFLDKDNNELEAIAENMMHVADIDDSNVDKRIFDIKITVACDVKNPLYGKNGATAIYGKQKGVTEETFYILDDGLKNIAKIIKEKFGKEIDYMEGAGAAGGLGGGLVAFCNAKLKSGIDAVLDIIDFESKIKDASLIITGEGAIDGQTKEGKVPVGVAKRAGNIPVIAIVGEIREGAEIVYDLGIKSIMPLCPKAMTLEESIYNTSVLVENASERALRFINIDLK; this is encoded by the coding sequence ATGAAAAAAATCATAATAATACCGGATTCTTTCAAAGGCAGTGCAAGCAGTTTAGAAATTTGCAATTATATAGAAAGAGGAGTATTAAAAGTTATTAAAGATGCTGATATAATAAAAATTCCTGTTGCTGACGGAGGAGAAGGAACTGTAGAATCTATACTTTATGCAGCAGGCGGAAATATCAAAAAAATAAATGTAAGAAATCCTGAAGGCAAAATAATAGAAGCTAAATACGGAATCATTAATAAAGAAAAGGCTGTTATAGAAATGGCAGAAGCTTCAGGACTTACTTTAGTTGATGATAAAACAAGGAATCCTTTAAAATATTCTACTTACGGAACTGGCGAATTTATAAAAGATGCTGTCAATAACAATATAAAAGAAATTTTAATAGGAATAGGCGGAAGTGCAACCAATGACTGCGGTATAGGTATGGCTAATGCTTTAGGATATAAATTTCTTGATAAAGATAATAATGAGCTTGAAGCAATTGCTGAAAACATGATGCATGTTGCTGATATAGATGATAGTAATGTTGATAAAAGAATATTTGATATAAAAATAACTGTTGCATGCGATGTGAAAAATCCTCTTTATGGAAAGAATGGTGCAACTGCTATATATGGAAAACAGAAGGGTGTTACAGAAGAAACTTTTTATATACTTGATGACGGACTTAAAAATATAGCAAAAATCATAAAAGAAAAATTTGGAAAGGAAATAGACTATATGGAAGGTGCCGGTGCTGCAGGAGGACTAGGAGGAGGACTTGTTGCTTTTTGTAATGCTAAGCTAAAAAGTGGAATAGATGCTGTGCTTGATATAATAGATTTTGAATCAAAAATAAAAGATGCTTCTCTTATAATAACGGGAGAGGGAGCTATTGACGGACAAACTAAAGAAGGAAAAGTGCCTGTAGGAGTTGCAAAAAGAGCCGGAAATATACCGGTAATTGCTATAGTTGGTGAGATAAGAGAAGGAGCTGAAATTGTATACGATTTGGGTATTAAATCTATAATGCCTCTATGCCCAAAAGCTATGACTCTTGAAGAATCTATTTATAATACTTCTGTTTTAGTGGAAAATGCTTCTGAAAGAGCATTAAGATTTATAAATATAGATTTAAAATAA
- a CDS encoding variable surface family protein: MKKFFLIMMALLSMSYCSIFGMYGDQDDWIDFLTDGNQFRARMDQLGFVLGNSTIKGTFGFRTQSLPTQLGYILLNNNVGTYFGATISGGIGYTSEAFSIGLGYNYTTPLPISDNFGSHTPVLMINALNDNLRIVIPVQILVYNGNVQKVDKQGNISYSYDYLGISTDTQIRYYTGIDAFNEIRLYVKYGQLGYKNAPHTIKNYEEEFFARSFGFETRFYFLNTAVGNVTINPFIKIAYNTALHGFNTMVRSLDGMFEPIEGYYPDRPVSAPANINAKWDKNPYDVTVQAVLGVTANSDIVSLYVEPSLGYKARYLGKIQYEDPDEKVNYDFKVNHYLSWGAYAELYITPVKDLEWYFEMDVNNSDSDSTGVPVSFASTTGITWYLPEF, encoded by the coding sequence ATGAAAAAGTTTTTTCTAATTATGATGGCATTACTAAGTATGTCATATTGTTCAATATTTGGTATGTATGGAGATCAGGACGATTGGATTGATTTTCTTACAGACGGCAATCAGTTTAGAGCTAGAATGGATCAATTAGGATTTGTTTTAGGTAATAGTACAATTAAAGGTACTTTCGGTTTTAGAACTCAAAGTTTACCAACTCAATTAGGATATATTTTGTTGAATAATAATGTTGGTACTTATTTTGGAGCAACCATTTCCGGCGGTATAGGATATACTTCCGAGGCTTTTAGTATAGGTTTAGGTTATAATTATACTACACCGCTTCCTATTAGTGATAATTTTGGTTCTCATACTCCAGTACTTATGATTAATGCTTTAAATGATAATTTGAGGATAGTTATTCCTGTACAAATATTAGTATATAATGGTAATGTTCAAAAAGTTGATAAACAAGGTAATATCTCTTATTCATATGATTATTTAGGTATAAGCACTGATACGCAAATAAGATATTATACAGGTATAGATGCTTTTAATGAAATAAGATTATATGTAAAATATGGACAATTAGGATACAAAAATGCTCCACATACTATTAAAAATTATGAGGAAGAATTTTTTGCAAGATCATTTGGTTTTGAAACAAGATTCTATTTTTTGAATACTGCTGTTGGAAATGTAACTATCAATCCTTTTATTAAAATAGCATATAATACAGCTTTGCATGGATTTAATACTATGGTAAGATCATTAGATGGTATGTTTGAACCAATAGAAGGTTATTATCCAGATCGTCCTGTTTCAGCACCAGCAAATATCAATGCTAAATGGGATAAGAATCCTTATGATGTAACAGTGCAGGCAGTATTGGGAGTAACCGCTAATAGTGATATAGTATCACTTTATGTTGAGCCTTCTTTAGGTTATAAGGCTAGATATTTAGGAAAAATACAATATGAAGATCCAGATGAAAAAGTTAATTATGATTTTAAAGTTAATCATTATTTATCTTGGGGTGCTTATGCAGAGCTTTATATAACACCGGTAAAAGATTTAGAATGGTATTTTGAAATGGATGTTAATAATAGTGATTCAGATTCTACAGGTGTACCTGTTAGTTTTGCTTCTACTACAGGAATAACTTGGTATTTACCTGAATTTTAA
- a CDS encoding variable surface family protein — translation MKKIFLIMTALLSMSYCSIFGMYGDQDDWIDFLTDGNQFRARMDQLGFVLGNSTIKGTFGFRTQSSLTQLGYILLNNNVGTYFGATISGGIGYTSEAFSIGLGYNYTTPFPISYNFGSHTPVLMINALNDNLRIVIPIQILVHYGNMNMTDNINYLYNFLGISTDTQIRYYTGIDAFNEIRLYIKYGQLGYKGGSYTDKSYDEEFFARSFGFETRFYFLNTAVGNVTINPFIKVAYNTALHGFSTMVRSLDSVIEEIEGYSSDRTATAAGNINAKWDKNPYDVTVQAVLGVTANSDIVSLYVEPSLGYRAKYLGKLTYEDQDGKVNFDFKVNHYLSWGAYAELYITPVKDLEWYFEMDVNNSDSDSTGIPISFASTTGITWYLPEF, via the coding sequence ATGAAAAAAATTTTTCTAATTATGACAGCATTACTAAGTATGTCATATTGTTCAATATTTGGTATGTATGGAGATCAGGACGATTGGATTGATTTTCTTACAGACGGCAATCAGTTTAGAGCTAGAATGGATCAATTAGGATTTGTTTTAGGTAATAGTACAATTAAAGGTACTTTCGGTTTTAGAACTCAGAGTTCATTAACTCAATTAGGATATATTTTGTTGAATAATAATGTTGGTACTTATTTTGGAGCAACTATTTCCGGCGGTATAGGATATACTTCTGAGGCTTTTAGTATAGGTTTAGGTTATAATTATACTACCCCATTTCCTATTAGTTATAACTTTGGTTCTCATACTCCAGTACTTATGATTAATGCTTTAAATGATAATTTGAGGATAGTTATTCCTATACAAATATTAGTACATTATGGCAATATGAATATGACGGATAATATTAATTATTTATATAATTTTTTAGGTATAAGTACTGATACTCAAATAAGATATTATACAGGTATAGATGCTTTTAATGAAATAAGATTATATATAAAATATGGACAATTAGGATATAAAGGCGGTTCATATACGGATAAAAGTTATGATGAAGAATTTTTTGCAAGATCATTTGGTTTCGAAACAAGATTCTATTTTTTGAATACTGCTGTTGGAAATGTAACTATTAATCCTTTTATTAAAGTAGCATATAATACAGCTTTGCATGGATTTAGTACTATGGTAAGATCATTAGATAGTGTTATTGAAGAAATAGAAGGTTATAGTTCAGATCGTACCGCTACAGCAGCAGGAAATATTAATGCTAAATGGGATAAGAATCCTTATGATGTAACTGTGCAGGCAGTATTGGGAGTAACAGCTAATAGTGATATAGTATCACTTTATGTTGAGCCTTCTTTAGGTTATAGGGCTAAATATTTAGGAAAATTGACATATGAAGATCAAGATGGAAAAGTTAATTTTGATTTTAAAGTTAATCATTATTTATCTTGGGGTGCTTATGCAGAGCTTTATATAACACCTGTAAAAGATTTGGAATGGTATTTTGAAATGGATGTTAATAACAGTGATTCAGATTCTACAGGTATACCTATTAGTTTTGCTTCTACTACAGGAATAACTTGGTATTTGCCAGAATTTTAA
- a CDS encoding CdaR family transcriptional regulator codes for MYIDNEMAQRLLDKIMKVIDYEVNINIMNEYGEIIASGDKGRIGKINLGALEVLKNSKNMNYFNFIDNDKESSRPGINMPLIFNNELIGVVGVTGDPKEIKLIANIIKMTTEILIEREIDIDKKTLKQTTLNNYIYKIISKENYKYLSSINIWAENNGYSFNINRMVCLIKIEKNDEYDIKKISECIFQKIKLIKYFSNQDIISNIGNRQFIIIKSLNDNDKNKTVSSFFKYLRKEIKIKFSVMCGCIVNSLDNIPNSFEQANFLFNYIKYTNNDIYFIEDYILEYIVLNEGYFSSSMILKNTLNIINKNSTFRETIITICKYDLNINKTCEELSLHRNTILHRMKKIKEVLCLDPIKNHTDRIKFYIIAALLEK; via the coding sequence ATGTATATTGATAATGAAATGGCTCAAAGATTATTAGATAAGATAATGAAAGTTATAGATTATGAAGTCAATATTAATATTATGAATGAATATGGGGAGATTATTGCAAGCGGAGATAAGGGGAGAATTGGAAAAATAAATTTGGGAGCTTTGGAAGTATTAAAAAATTCTAAAAATATGAATTATTTTAATTTTATAGATAATGATAAGGAAAGCAGCAGACCAGGTATTAATATGCCTCTTATATTTAATAATGAACTTATAGGAGTTGTAGGAGTTACAGGAGATCCTAAAGAAATAAAATTAATAGCAAATATCATAAAAATGACTACTGAAATATTAATTGAAAGAGAGATTGATATTGATAAAAAAACATTAAAACAAACAACATTAAATAATTATATATATAAAATCATATCCAAAGAAAATTATAAATATTTATCATCTATTAATATATGGGCTGAAAATAATGGCTATTCATTTAATATTAATAGAATGGTATGTTTAATTAAAATAGAAAAAAATGATGAGTATGATATAAAAAAAATATCTGAATGTATATTTCAGAAAATAAAATTAATAAAATACTTTAGCAATCAGGATATAATTTCTAATATTGGAAACAGGCAGTTTATCATTATAAAAAGTTTGAATGATAATGATAAAAATAAAACAGTATCATCATTTTTTAAATATCTCAGAAAAGAAATAAAAATAAAATTTTCTGTTATGTGCGGATGTATAGTTAATAGTTTAGATAATATACCTAATAGTTTTGAACAGGCTAATTTTCTTTTTAATTATATTAAATATACAAATAACGATATTTACTTTATAGAAGATTATATATTAGAATATATTGTTTTAAACGAAGGTTATTTTAGCTCTTCTATGATTCTAAAAAATACATTGAATATTATTAATAAAAATTCTACTTTCAGAGAAACTATAATAACTATATGTAAATATGATCTTAATATTAATAAAACCTGTGAAGAATTATCTCTTCATAGAAATACTATTTTGCATAGAATGAAAAAAATTAAAGAAGTTTTATGTCTTGATCCTATTAAAAATCATACAGATAGAATCAAATTTTATATTATAGCAGCTTTATTAGAAAAATAG
- a CDS encoding AAA family ATPase — protein MELNIKNFSKIKEANIIIDGITVIAGENNTGKSTIGKILFSSFNSTQNIFDEIYESKFTPIIKNLKDFMKELSENNESIKKLIPNFNNNNNNNNNNNTPFFWGIISSIVSAAADVLPLLLLEFRLYGTLSGINKKKEKRNIESTSDLIINIIVDLTNENDKKNTYDVLKDNLKEYIDIEDEKNIEIIKKYASKIEEYISIPNEKIAYKKIDKYFNSIFNNQINSRIDKNTVSEINVMDLSFKFQDDICIESKYNNTYDKNVYFIDNPFVLDKKRDEKYMTKYEYHLIEKIYNNTNKINIADIILAEEKLEKIYNKLSEAINGKIINKDDDFYLEEENFIEPISIHSLSAGLKSFAIIKMLIERNALKEEDILILDEPEIHLHPKWQLLYAEIIVLLQKIFNVYIIITTHSPYFLEAIEMYSKKHNLNEKTNYYLSDIENNYSIFYLVNKNIEKIYYKMVKPIDELEDLSNMF, from the coding sequence ATGGAATTAAATATAAAAAATTTCTCAAAAATAAAAGAAGCTAATATAATAATAGACGGTATTACTGTAATAGCTGGAGAGAATAATACAGGAAAAAGCACTATAGGAAAAATTTTATTTTCTTCTTTTAACAGCACTCAAAATATATTTGATGAAATATACGAATCAAAATTTACACCTATTATAAAAAACTTAAAAGATTTTATGAAAGAATTATCTGAAAATAATGAATCAATAAAAAAATTAATTCCAAACTTTAACAATAATAACAATAATAACAATAATAACAATACACCTTTTTTTTGGGGTATCATATCATCTATAGTCTCAGCAGCTGCAGATGTTTTACCTTTATTGTTATTAGAATTTAGATTATATGGTACTTTATCTGGTATAAATAAAAAAAAAGAAAAAAGAAATATTGAAAGTACAAGTGACTTAATTATTAATATTATAGTTGATTTGACAAATGAAAATGATAAAAAAAACACCTATGATGTTTTAAAAGATAATCTCAAAGAATACATTGATATAGAAGATGAAAAAAATATTGAAATTATAAAGAAATATGCTTCTAAAATTGAAGAATATATAAGTATCCCAAATGAAAAAATAGCATATAAAAAGATTGATAAATATTTTAACTCAATTTTTAATAATCAAATAAATAGCAGAATAGATAAAAATACTGTATCAGAAATCAATGTAATGGATTTATCATTTAAATTTCAAGATGATATATGTATAGAATCAAAATATAATAATACTTATGATAAAAATGTTTATTTTATAGATAATCCTTTTGTATTGGATAAAAAACGTGATGAAAAATATATGACTAAGTATGAATATCATTTAATTGAAAAAATATATAATAATACCAACAAAATTAACATAGCAGACATAATATTAGCAGAAGAAAAACTTGAAAAAATATATAATAAATTATCAGAAGCTATAAATGGTAAAATCATAAACAAAGACGATGATTTTTATTTAGAAGAAGAAAATTTTATAGAACCAATTTCAATACATAGCTTATCAGCAGGATTAAAATCATTTGCTATAATAAAAATGTTAATAGAAAGAAATGCATTGAAAGAAGAAGATATTTTAATTTTGGACGAACCTGAAATACATCTTCATCCTAAATGGCAGCTGCTATATGCTGAAATAATAGTATTATTGCAAAAGATATTCAATGTTTATATAATAATAACAACACATAGCCCTTATTTCTTAGAGGCCATAGAAATGTACTCAAAAAAACATAATTTAAATGAAAAGACAAATTATTATCTATCAGATATAGAAAACAATTATTCTATTTTTTATTTAGTTAATAAAAATATAGAAAAAATATATTATAAAATGGTAAAGCCTATAGATGAGCTTGAAGATTTATCAAATATGTTTTAA
- a CDS encoding zinc metallopeptidase — MFGYFEYYFGYIWILIPGILLGFWAQMKVKSTYAKYSRMENKRGITGAQTARYILEGYGIDIPVERIGGTLTDHYDPSARVLRLSYGVYDGTDVAALGVAAHEVGHAIQHNRGYAPLSIRNGFYPLCAIGDQFGPFLVLLGIMIGGAGSFSYYIMMAGIILFAFAVFFSLVTLPVEFDASNRAIKILDKGGFLDSEELDGAKKVLSAAALTYVAAAVTAILTLLRLLMLAQRRRD, encoded by the coding sequence ATGTTTGGATATTTTGAATATTATTTCGGATATATATGGATACTAATTCCGGGAATACTTCTCGGTTTCTGGGCACAGATGAAAGTAAAAAGTACTTATGCTAAATATAGCAGAATGGAAAATAAAAGAGGTATTACAGGAGCACAAACTGCAAGATATATTTTAGAAGGATATGGAATAGATATACCTGTTGAAAGAATAGGCGGTACATTAACAGATCATTACGATCCTTCTGCAAGAGTATTAAGGCTTTCTTATGGAGTTTATGATGGTACAGATGTTGCTGCTTTGGGGGTTGCTGCTCATGAGGTAGGACATGCCATACAGCATAACAGAGGATATGCTCCGCTTTCTATAAGAAACGGTTTTTATCCTTTATGTGCTATAGGTGATCAATTCGGACCTTTCTTAGTATTATTGGGTATTATGATAGGAGGTGCCGGAAGTTTTTCATATTATATTATGATGGCTGGTATTATACTTTTTGCATTTGCTGTATTCTTCTCTTTAGTTACTTTACCCGTAGAATTTGATGCGTCTAACAGAGCTATAAAGATATTGGATAAAGGCGGATTTTTAGACAGTGAAGAACTTGACGGAGCTAAAAAAGTTTTATCTGCTGCCGCTTTAACTTATGTTGCTGCTGCTGTTACTGCTATACTTACACTTTTAAGACTTTTAATGTTAGCACAAAGAAGAAGAGATTAA
- a CDS encoding sodium-dependent transporter yields the protein MSHHHRGQWGTRAGFILAAIGSAVGLGNIWRFPYMVASNGGGAFMIVFLLAMLTAGIPIMILEFSIGHKTHKSAPGALKALNPSWEWLGWLQVFTCFAIVIYYSVIIAWSLSYGLFSIQGLKWGADTAGFFTKEYLKLQDGFSLSNFNIGVAIPLIIVWVIILVSVIGGVKDGIEKANKIFMPLLAILVVIILIRGVTLPGALAGLDYMFKPDFSKLANPKIWIDAYGQVFYSMSVAFGIMITYSSYLPDDSDIANNAFMTGFADTSFSLFAGITVFSIIGYMAYSQGKPVAEVAGSGGIGLAFMVFPEAINSLPGFNGLFGVVFFLVLSFAGLTSAISLAEVVISSFIDKFHFNRKKVSIVIIIIQGAISMVYATGSGLSILDIVDAFINNYNIVVSGLIEIILVAWVYKLGSFKETINTVSEFRVGNWWDFCLKFLTPVFLAIMLSLKLINDFKTPYGGYPTWALFALGWSMPVIAFIAGILLAKFKDRQPNIPHQTK from the coding sequence ATGAGTCATCATCACAGAGGACAGTGGGGAACTAGAGCTGGATTCATACTTGCTGCTATAGGTTCTGCTGTTGGTTTAGGTAATATATGGCGTTTCCCATATATGGTTGCATCTAATGGTGGTGGTGCTTTTATGATAGTTTTCCTTTTAGCTATGCTTACTGCGGGCATACCTATAATGATACTAGAGTTTTCTATAGGTCATAAAACTCATAAAAGTGCACCTGGTGCTTTGAAGGCATTGAACCCTTCTTGGGAATGGTTAGGTTGGTTACAAGTATTTACATGTTTTGCAATAGTTATTTATTATTCAGTCATTATTGCTTGGTCATTATCTTACGGACTCTTTTCTATTCAAGGTTTAAAATGGGGAGCTGATACAGCTGGTTTCTTCACAAAAGAGTATTTAAAACTTCAAGATGGTTTTTCACTCAGCAATTTTAATATTGGAGTTGCTATACCATTAATTATTGTTTGGGTTATTATATTAGTTTCTGTTATTGGCGGTGTTAAAGATGGTATAGAAAAAGCAAATAAAATATTTATGCCTTTATTAGCTATATTAGTTGTAATTATTCTTATTAGAGGTGTAACTTTACCTGGAGCTTTAGCTGGACTTGATTATATGTTCAAACCTGATTTTTCTAAACTTGCTAATCCTAAAATTTGGATAGATGCTTATGGTCAGGTATTCTATAGTATGTCTGTAGCGTTCGGTATAATGATTACTTATTCTAGTTATTTGCCTGATGATTCAGATATAGCAAATAATGCATTTATGACAGGTTTTGCTGATACTAGTTTCAGTTTATTTGCTGGTATAACAGTATTCAGTATAATTGGTTATATGGCTTATTCTCAAGGAAAACCAGTTGCTGAAGTTGCAGGAAGCGGCGGTATAGGTTTAGCATTTATGGTATTCCCTGAAGCTATTAACTCTTTACCTGGTTTTAATGGATTATTTGGAGTAGTATTCTTCTTGGTACTTTCATTTGCAGGATTAACATCTGCTATTTCACTTGCTGAAGTTGTTATATCTTCATTTATAGATAAATTCCATTTCAATAGAAAAAAAGTAAGTATTGTTATTATTATAATACAAGGTGCTATATCTATGGTATATGCTACAGGAAGCGGACTTTCTATACTTGATATAGTTGATGCTTTCATAAACAATTACAATATTGTAGTAAGTGGTTTAATAGAGATTATATTAGTTGCTTGGGTATATAAACTTGGATCATTTAAAGAAACTATTAATACAGTAAGTGAATTCAGAGTAGGTAATTGGTGGGATTTCTGTTTGAAATTCTTAACTCCTGTATTCTTGGCTATAATGTTATCATTAAAATTAATAAATGATTTCAAAACACCTTATGGCGGTTATCCTACTTGGGCATTATTCGCTTTAGGTTGGTCAATGCCTGTTATAGCATTTATAGCTGGAATATTATTGGCTAAATTTAAAGACAGACAGCCTAATATACCTCATCAAACAAAATAA
- a CDS encoding variable surface family protein, whose product MKKIFLIMMALLSMSYCSIFGMYGDQDDWIDFLTDGNQFRARMDQLGFVLGNSTIKGTFGFRTQSSSTQLGYILLNNNVGTYFGATISGGIGYTSEAFSIGIGYNYTSHSLFPTSDNFGSHTPVLMINALNDNLRIVIPVQILVHNESIDQLGYYRDNYLGISTDTQIRYYTGIDAFNEIRLYVKYGQLGYKINPHDTINYTQEVLARSFGFETRFYFLNTAVGNVTINPFIKVAYNTALHGYSIMVRALDGMYEEIEGYYPDSPAQSYEDINVKWDKNPYDVTVQAVLGVTANSDIVSLYVEPSLGYRAKYLGKLTYEDQDGKFNFDFKVNHYLSWGAYAELYITPVKDLEWYFEMDVNNSDSDSTGIPVSFASTTGITWYLPEF is encoded by the coding sequence ATGAAAAAGATTTTTTTAATTATGATGGCATTACTAAGTATGTCATATTGTTCAATATTTGGTATGTATGGAGATCAGGACGATTGGATTGATTTTCTTACAGACGGCAATCAGTTTAGAGCTAGAATGGATCAATTAGGATTTGTTTTAGGTAATAGTACTATTAAAGGTACTTTCGGTTTTAGAACTCAAAGTTCATCAACTCAATTAGGATATATTTTGTTGAATAATAATGTTGGTACTTATTTTGGAGCAACCATTTCCGGCGGTATAGGATATACTTCCGAGGCTTTTAGTATAGGCATAGGCTATAATTATACTAGCCATTCCTTATTTCCTACTAGCGATAACTTTGGTTCTCATACTCCTGTACTTATGATTAATGCTTTAAATGATAATTTGAGGATAGTTATTCCTGTGCAAATATTAGTACATAATGAAAGTATTGATCAACTTGGGTACTATAGAGATAATTATTTAGGTATAAGTACTGATACGCAAATAAGATATTATACAGGTATAGATGCTTTTAATGAAATAAGATTATATGTAAAATATGGGCAATTAGGATATAAAATTAATCCGCATGATACTATAAATTATACGCAAGAAGTTTTAGCAAGATCATTTGGTTTTGAAACAAGATTCTATTTTTTGAATACTGCTGTTGGAAATGTAACTATCAATCCTTTTATTAAAGTGGCATATAATACGGCTTTGCATGGATATAGTATCATGGTAAGAGCATTGGATGGTATGTATGAAGAAATAGAAGGTTATTATCCAGATAGTCCTGCTCAATCATATGAAGATATTAATGTTAAATGGGATAAGAATCCTTATGATGTAACTGTGCAGGCAGTATTGGGAGTAACAGCTAATAGTGATATAGTATCACTTTATGTTGAGCCTTCTTTAGGTTATAGGGCTAAATATTTAGGAAAATTGACATATGAAGATCAAGATGGAAAATTTAATTTTGATTTTAAAGTTAATCATTATTTATCTTGGGGTGCTTATGCAGAGCTTTATATAACACCTGTAAAAGATTTGGAATGGTATTTTGAAATGGATGTTAATAATAGTGATTCAGATTCTACAGGAATACCTGTTAGTTTTGCTTCTACTACAGGAATAACTTGGTATTTGCCAGAATTTTAA